One window of Acuticoccus sediminis genomic DNA carries:
- a CDS encoding ABC transporter ATP-binding protein, with the protein MSKSLEARGVGKVFDGRGEVVALQGVDMHVPGGGFAAIVGPSGCGKSTLLRIFADLLAPSSGTVEIGGLRPEAARRDKSIGFVFQAATLLPWRTIRRNVELPLDVARRSTREQGRADELLRLVGLDGFGDALPHQLSGGMQQRAAIARALILEPEILLLDEPFGALDEITRQRMNLELLRIWGETRTTAVLVTHSIAEAVLMADRVFVMTPRPGTVSTAVDVPLPRPRTLAMMRTAEFFETANRLRDALFGNDATPNSEAQPMEVAL; encoded by the coding sequence ATGTCCAAGAGTCTTGAGGCGCGCGGGGTCGGCAAGGTCTTCGATGGGCGCGGCGAGGTCGTCGCGCTCCAAGGGGTCGACATGCACGTGCCGGGTGGCGGCTTTGCCGCCATCGTCGGCCCGTCCGGGTGCGGGAAGTCGACGCTCCTGCGGATCTTCGCGGACCTCCTCGCCCCGAGCAGCGGGACGGTGGAGATCGGCGGTCTGCGGCCGGAGGCGGCCCGACGCGACAAATCCATCGGGTTCGTCTTCCAGGCCGCGACGCTGCTGCCCTGGCGTACAATCCGGCGGAACGTCGAGTTGCCGCTCGACGTTGCCCGGCGCAGCACGCGCGAGCAGGGGCGTGCGGACGAGCTGCTGCGGCTCGTTGGGCTCGACGGGTTCGGCGACGCACTGCCGCACCAGCTCTCGGGCGGAATGCAGCAGCGTGCCGCGATCGCGCGGGCGCTGATCCTCGAACCGGAGATCCTCCTCCTCGACGAGCCGTTCGGCGCCCTCGACGAGATCACCAGGCAGCGCATGAACCTCGAACTGCTGCGGATCTGGGGCGAGACACGAACGACGGCCGTGCTCGTGACCCACTCGATCGCCGAGGCCGTGCTGATGGCCGACCGGGTCTTCGTGATGACGCCGCGACCGGGTACCGTCTCGACCGCGGTGGACGTCCCGCTGCCCCGCCCGCGCACGCTCGCGATGATGCGCACCGCAGAATTCTTCGAGACCGCGAACCGCCTGCGGGACGCTCTGTTCGGCAATGATGCCACGCCGAACAGCGAGGCGCAGCCGATGGAGGTCGCCCTGTGA
- a CDS encoding ABC transporter permease, with amino-acid sequence MSAAASASTRRLAIAMAPVLAVALALVAIEVVARQGGLPMFLPSPSAVWKAYSARPALLWENLWVSGWKAMLGFGIAIGLALAAAAVGVMAERVREPIYRAGVFIQAVPLIALTPLLVVWFGNTAKTHVIIAALSSYFPMLVAGMQGFRAAEPARIELMSVLSASPWQTFVNLQVPTALPYLFAGLKIAAPLAVLGIITAEWTGADRGIGAMMLYALFSYNVPTVWLSVVAACGLSVSFFAVAALAERFAITWEPAGTTA; translated from the coding sequence GTGAGCGCCGCCGCGTCCGCTTCGACGAGGCGGCTCGCCATCGCGATGGCGCCGGTTCTCGCGGTCGCACTCGCACTCGTGGCGATCGAGGTCGTCGCGCGGCAGGGCGGGCTGCCGATGTTCCTGCCGTCGCCGAGCGCTGTCTGGAAGGCGTATAGCGCGCGGCCGGCGCTTTTGTGGGAAAACCTCTGGGTCAGCGGCTGGAAGGCGATGCTGGGGTTCGGCATCGCGATCGGCCTCGCGCTCGCCGCCGCGGCGGTCGGCGTCATGGCGGAACGCGTGCGTGAGCCGATCTATCGCGCCGGCGTCTTCATCCAGGCAGTCCCGTTGATCGCACTGACGCCGCTGCTCGTCGTCTGGTTCGGCAACACCGCCAAGACGCATGTCATCATCGCCGCGCTGTCGAGCTATTTTCCGATGCTCGTGGCGGGCATGCAGGGCTTCCGCGCCGCCGAGCCCGCGCGGATCGAGCTGATGTCGGTACTTTCCGCCTCGCCATGGCAGACGTTCGTGAATCTCCAGGTTCCGACGGCGCTGCCCTACCTCTTCGCCGGCCTCAAGATAGCCGCCCCGCTCGCGGTCCTCGGCATCATTACTGCGGAGTGGACCGGCGCGGACCGCGGGATCGGCGCGATGATGCTCTACGCGCTGTTCTCCTACAACGTGCCCACGGTGTGGCTCTCGGTGGTAGCCGCTTGCGGTCTCTCGGTCAGCTTCTTCGCCGTGGCGGCGCTCGCGGAGCGCTTCGCCATCACGTGGGAGCCGGCGGGGACGACAGCATGA
- a CDS encoding tripartite tricarboxylate transporter substrate binding protein, with protein MSLLRDVSLALAATAAVALTMPAAAEDYPSRPITNVVVWSAGGGTDTVNRLIMAELAKTLPGRARINVVNRTGGVGGSAGMSYVHSQPADGYTLAGISESVVTAGVQGGWEERIDVWYPFIVGGSPDLVSVTANSDFETLGELIDAAKANPGSIQAGASAAGSIHHLNLLALQDGTGAEFNFIPYDGSAPAQNAAVAGEVQVVVTSLAEQQQLLQAGRLRPLAMLTADAFTLGDTEIPSAFDAYPDLTKYLPISQAIGFAVSQDAPDDVKQSLSAAFEEAMQSAAVKDFAQKNYYSLSGKHGEEATEQFNKLESLFAWTLWDLNAASVNPETLGIPKPE; from the coding sequence ATGAGTCTGTTGCGCGATGTATCGCTGGCGCTCGCGGCGACCGCCGCCGTCGCCCTCACGATGCCGGCCGCGGCCGAGGATTATCCGAGCCGGCCGATCACCAACGTGGTGGTCTGGTCCGCCGGCGGCGGCACCGACACGGTGAACCGCCTCATCATGGCGGAGCTGGCCAAGACGCTGCCCGGCCGCGCACGCATCAACGTGGTGAACCGCACCGGCGGCGTCGGCGGCTCGGCCGGCATGAGCTACGTCCACTCCCAGCCGGCCGACGGCTATACCCTCGCCGGCATCTCCGAATCGGTCGTCACCGCCGGCGTCCAGGGCGGCTGGGAGGAGCGCATCGACGTCTGGTATCCGTTCATCGTCGGCGGCTCGCCCGACCTCGTCTCGGTGACGGCGAACTCGGACTTCGAGACCCTCGGCGAGCTGATCGACGCCGCGAAGGCAAACCCCGGCTCGATCCAGGCCGGCGCCAGCGCGGCGGGCTCCATCCACCACCTCAACCTCCTGGCGCTGCAGGACGGCACCGGGGCGGAGTTCAACTTCATCCCCTACGACGGCTCCGCGCCGGCGCAGAACGCGGCCGTCGCCGGCGAAGTGCAGGTCGTCGTCACCTCACTCGCCGAGCAGCAGCAGCTCCTGCAGGCGGGACGGCTGCGCCCGCTGGCGATGCTGACCGCCGACGCCTTCACCCTCGGCGACACCGAGATCCCCTCCGCCTTCGACGCCTACCCGGACCTCACCAAGTACCTGCCGATCAGCCAGGCGATCGGCTTCGCGGTCAGCCAGGACGCGCCGGACGACGTGAAGCAGAGCCTCTCCGCCGCCTTCGAGGAGGCGATGCAGAGCGCCGCCGTGAAGGACTTCGCGCAGAAGAACTACTACTCGCTCTCCGGCAAGCACGGCGAGGAGGCGACGGAACAGTTCAACAAACTGGAATCGCTCTTCGCGTGGACCCTGTGGGACCTCAACGCGGCATCCGTGAACCCCGAGACGCTGGGCATTCCGAAGCCCGAATAG
- a CDS encoding tripartite tricarboxylate transporter permease codes for MGGLHELAAFGGQLVAILAVPQNWFVLIGASLLGIVFGALPGLTATLGVGLLATLTYGLGYQTALIALIALYVGAIYGGSYPAILLNIPGTAASAASAMDGYPMSARGEGGKALGLTTTASFIGTLLGMLALAILSPLIVEIALGFTSYEYFLLALFGILISGTLQSPDLVVKGWIAGFIGMALSVIGRDPLMFYPRYTFGQPALDQGLEVVPVLIGAFAIPQIISTLASRAPLAVTQVQGRVVPALGTLLKNSRHIVRSAAIGIGIGAVPGVGEDIAGWVSYGTAKSTSRHPETFGTGEPAGLVSAETANNACIGGALIPLVTLGIPGSPPAVMLLGALMLHGLTPGPMLSISNPTFIAELAAIMVLASAAMCVNGLLLAKQVVKVLALPAEIFLPVVAVLSVLGSYALGLNVENLYLMLAVGLAAYLLTIMKYPIAPLVIGVILGPMADENLRRALMVGQGSPAGFVERPVSLVLLAATLLLVVAQIPQARRFIARAWPGRSAAADLRDHRP; via the coding sequence ATGGGCGGTCTTCACGAACTCGCGGCCTTCGGCGGACAGCTCGTCGCGATCCTGGCGGTGCCGCAGAACTGGTTCGTCCTCATCGGGGCGAGCCTCCTCGGCATCGTCTTCGGCGCGCTGCCGGGTCTGACGGCGACTCTGGGCGTCGGCCTTCTCGCGACGCTCACCTACGGCCTCGGCTACCAGACGGCGCTGATCGCCCTCATCGCGCTCTATGTCGGCGCCATCTACGGCGGCTCCTACCCGGCGATCCTCCTCAACATTCCCGGCACCGCCGCCTCCGCCGCCTCGGCGATGGACGGCTATCCGATGTCGGCGCGGGGGGAGGGCGGCAAGGCGCTCGGGCTGACCACGACCGCGTCCTTCATCGGCACGCTCCTCGGCATGCTGGCGCTGGCGATCCTCTCGCCGCTCATCGTCGAGATCGCGCTCGGCTTCACGAGTTACGAGTACTTCCTGCTCGCGCTCTTCGGGATCCTCATCTCCGGAACGCTGCAGAGCCCGGACCTCGTCGTGAAGGGGTGGATCGCCGGCTTCATCGGCATGGCGCTCTCCGTCATCGGGCGCGACCCCCTGATGTTCTACCCGCGCTACACCTTCGGCCAGCCCGCGCTCGACCAGGGCCTCGAGGTCGTCCCCGTCCTCATCGGCGCCTTCGCCATCCCGCAGATCATCTCGACGCTGGCGAGCCGCGCGCCGCTCGCCGTGACGCAGGTGCAGGGCCGCGTCGTCCCCGCCCTCGGAACGCTCCTCAAGAACAGCCGCCACATCGTGCGCTCGGCGGCCATCGGCATCGGCATCGGCGCGGTGCCCGGCGTCGGCGAGGACATCGCCGGCTGGGTCTCCTACGGGACCGCCAAGAGCACCTCGCGCCATCCGGAGACCTTCGGGACCGGCGAGCCGGCCGGCCTCGTCTCGGCCGAGACGGCCAACAACGCCTGCATCGGCGGCGCGCTGATCCCGCTCGTCACGCTCGGCATCCCGGGGAGCCCGCCGGCGGTGATGCTCCTCGGCGCCCTGATGCTGCACGGGCTGACGCCGGGGCCGATGCTGTCGATCAGCAACCCCACCTTCATCGCCGAGCTGGCGGCCATCATGGTGCTCGCCTCGGCGGCGATGTGCGTCAACGGCCTCCTCCTCGCCAAGCAGGTGGTGAAGGTGCTGGCGCTGCCGGCGGAGATCTTCCTGCCGGTGGTGGCGGTCCTCTCAGTGCTCGGCTCCTACGCGCTCGGGCTCAACGTGGAGAACCTCTACCTCATGCTGGCGGTCGGGCTCGCGGCCTATCTCCTCACCATCATGAAGTATCCGATTGCGCCGCTCGTCATCGGTGTCATCCTCGGTCCGATGGCCGACGAGAACTTGCGCCGGGCCCTGATGGTCGGGCAGGGAAGCCCCGCCGGCTTCGTCGAACGGCCGGTGAGCCTGGTGCTGCTGGCCGCGACGCTGCTCCTCGTCGTCGCGCAGATTCCCCAGGCGCGGCGGTTCATTGCCCGTGCCTGGCCCGGCCGCTCGGCCGCCGCCGATCTCAGAGACCACAGACCATGA
- a CDS encoding ABC transporter substrate-binding protein, translated as MTNDVNAHRTSVSRRTVLRWGGAGLAGLGAAGLMPAHRVLADDLTKLSFQLSWLKSIQYGGYFAALENGYFADEGLEVTFVSGGPNIDPLANVAAGQSQIGDRPIGPILVAREKGIPIKVIGTVYQKSPFAIMSPADKPITSVEDLKGKVLSTGSSSRPLIEYLLKQAGMSASDVQMVPHSPDPAALVAGQIDGYLGYATNQGVMLKSRGFDIYSLNVSEMGVPETTGTIYAREDYLEEHGDEVTNFLVGAIRGWKWAIAHPDETAKLMVETYGAPGLDFDAQKAEIIASEELIATGAAGGDKLLNIDVPFFQTVIDTYAAAGLIAGNITADELCAPQYIEAALARVA; from the coding sequence ATGACCAACGATGTGAACGCACACCGCACCTCCGTCAGCCGTCGCACCGTCTTGCGGTGGGGCGGAGCCGGGCTCGCGGGTCTCGGCGCCGCCGGGCTGATGCCGGCGCACCGGGTCCTGGCGGACGACCTCACGAAGCTCTCCTTTCAGCTCTCGTGGCTGAAGAGCATCCAGTATGGCGGCTACTTCGCGGCGCTCGAAAATGGCTATTTTGCCGACGAAGGCCTGGAGGTCACCTTCGTGTCCGGTGGGCCGAACATCGATCCTCTGGCCAACGTCGCGGCCGGGCAGTCCCAGATTGGTGACCGCCCGATCGGCCCGATCCTGGTCGCCAGGGAGAAGGGCATCCCGATCAAGGTGATCGGGACGGTGTACCAGAAGTCTCCGTTTGCCATCATGAGCCCGGCCGACAAGCCGATCACCTCGGTCGAGGATCTGAAGGGCAAGGTGCTTTCGACCGGCAGCTCCTCCCGTCCGCTCATCGAGTACCTCCTCAAGCAGGCCGGCATGTCTGCCTCGGACGTGCAGATGGTGCCGCACTCGCCCGACCCGGCCGCGCTCGTCGCCGGCCAGATCGACGGATATCTCGGCTACGCCACGAACCAGGGCGTCATGCTGAAGAGCCGCGGATTCGACATCTATTCGCTCAACGTCTCCGAGATGGGCGTGCCCGAGACGACAGGCACCATCTACGCCCGCGAAGACTATCTCGAGGAGCATGGCGACGAGGTGACGAATTTCCTCGTCGGCGCGATCCGCGGCTGGAAGTGGGCGATCGCCCATCCTGACGAGACCGCGAAGCTGATGGTGGAGACCTATGGGGCGCCCGGTCTCGACTTCGACGCGCAGAAGGCGGAGATCATTGCCAGCGAAGAGCTGATCGCCACCGGCGCGGCCGGCGGCGACAAGCTCCTCAACATCGACGTTCCCTTCTTCCAGACGGTCATCGACACCTACGCGGCGGCCGGTCTGATCGCGGGCAACATCACCGCCGATGAGCTGTGCGCGCCACAATACATCGAGGCGGCGCTCGCCCGCGTCGCCTGA
- a CDS encoding SMP-30/gluconolactonase/LRE family protein codes for MIALSAIDFVGHGLDRPECVLTHASGALFAADWAGDGGVAIVSPDGMVRRVTAKGAPEPMRPNGIALEAGGSFLLAHLGPENGGVFRLFADGSLEPVVTEVGGRPLPPTNFVQLDRWERMWITVSTRMIPRHGAARPDVADGFIVLVPPDGPARVVADDLGYTNECIVSADGRRLCVNETFARRVSRFEIRDDGSLGPRETLAVFGEGTFPDGLAPDVEGNLWITSIVSNRVIRVAPDGTAETLVEDCDRAAVAETEAMFARGELGSARLNLTLGARLANISSLAFGGEDMRRAYLGCLKGDAIATFEMPVAGVEPVHWRADLGPLIEAGLLDTTA; via the coding sequence GTGATCGCACTCTCCGCCATCGACTTCGTCGGCCATGGGCTCGATCGGCCGGAGTGTGTCCTGACCCACGCCTCCGGCGCGCTCTTCGCCGCCGACTGGGCCGGCGACGGCGGTGTCGCTATCGTCTCGCCCGACGGGATGGTGAGGCGTGTCACCGCGAAGGGGGCGCCCGAGCCCATGCGGCCCAACGGGATCGCGCTCGAGGCCGGCGGGAGCTTCCTCCTCGCGCATCTGGGGCCGGAGAACGGCGGCGTGTTCCGCCTCTTCGCGGACGGGAGCCTCGAGCCGGTGGTGACCGAGGTCGGCGGCCGCCCCCTCCCCCCGACGAACTTCGTGCAGCTCGACCGGTGGGAGCGGATGTGGATCACGGTGAGCACCCGCATGATCCCGCGCCACGGTGCGGCGCGGCCGGACGTGGCGGACGGGTTCATCGTCCTGGTGCCGCCGGACGGGCCGGCACGGGTCGTCGCCGACGACCTCGGCTACACCAACGAGTGCATCGTGTCGGCGGATGGCCGCCGGCTCTGCGTCAACGAGACGTTCGCCAGGCGCGTGTCGCGTTTCGAGATCCGCGATGACGGCTCGCTCGGTCCCCGGGAGACCCTTGCCGTCTTCGGCGAGGGCACCTTTCCGGACGGGCTCGCGCCGGATGTCGAAGGCAACCTCTGGATCACCAGCATCGTATCGAACCGCGTGATCCGCGTGGCGCCTGACGGCACGGCGGAGACGCTGGTGGAGGACTGCGACCGGGCGGCGGTCGCCGAGACCGAGGCGATGTTCGCCCGCGGGGAGCTGGGTAGCGCGCGGCTGAACCTCACCCTCGGCGCGCGGCTCGCCAACATCTCGAGCCTCGCGTTCGGCGGCGAGGACATGCGGCGCGCCTACCTCGGCTGTCTCAAGGGGGACGCCATCGCGACGTTCGAAATGCCTGTGGCGGGTGTCGAGCCGGTCCACTGGCGGGCAGATCTGGGACCGCTCATCGAGGCCGGTCTCCTCGACACCACGGCATGA
- a CDS encoding cysteine hydrolase family protein: MDAGERQIEIDASRTAVLVVDMQNDFMSEGGWFDVRGIDGRWALDLIEPINAGTALARGEGIPVVWLNWGVRADLLNVHPSHRRTIKPDPADPSYAPRMASGKGPVLERGSWGAEIVPGLVVGPDDIHVAKHRYSGFWDNELDSVLRNLDVTTILLCGINLDRCVFATAIDACNAGYDVVLLQDLTGTHSEQYCADASLFLVDRCFGFVSDLPSLAAGLRPPPSTAS; the protein is encoded by the coding sequence ATGGATGCCGGCGAGCGGCAGATCGAGATCGACGCGAGCCGCACTGCGGTCCTCGTTGTCGACATGCAGAACGATTTCATGTCCGAGGGGGGCTGGTTCGACGTTCGCGGGATCGACGGTCGGTGGGCGCTCGATCTCATCGAGCCCATCAACGCCGGGACGGCTCTGGCCCGCGGGGAGGGTATCCCCGTCGTCTGGCTCAACTGGGGAGTGCGGGCCGATCTCCTCAACGTCCATCCGAGCCATCGCCGCACGATCAAGCCGGACCCCGCTGATCCGAGCTATGCGCCGCGGATGGCGAGCGGCAAGGGGCCGGTCCTGGAACGGGGGAGCTGGGGGGCTGAGATCGTCCCGGGCCTCGTCGTCGGCCCTGACGACATCCACGTCGCGAAGCACCGCTACAGCGGGTTTTGGGACAACGAGCTCGACAGCGTCCTGCGCAACCTCGACGTTACGACGATCCTCCTCTGCGGCATCAACCTCGACCGTTGCGTCTTTGCGACGGCGATCGACGCCTGCAACGCCGGGTATGACGTCGTGCTCCTGCAAGATCTGACTGGGACGCATTCGGAGCAATACTGCGCCGATGCTTCGCTGTTCCTCGTCGATCGATGCTTCGGCTTCGTCTCCGACCTCCCCTCGCTCGCGGCCGGACTGCGGCCGCCCCCTTCGACCGCTTCATGA
- a CDS encoding GntR family transcriptional regulator: MTKPQTLAQSVQDAIGNDILTGRLAPTTWLRLATLQETYGVGLSPLREAMANLAGRGLVIQEGQRGFRIAPVSQSDFEDLTQTRCHIEGLALRLSIAAGDTDWEAGILAAHHRLKRQPRSPDRLIDEEWEVLHRAFHLSLVAACHSARLTAIWHSIYDQFDRYRRIAVQASGEHPAVPATHDQLVEAALARDAAGAEAILEVHIEDSAARIDAMMAPQWAEMQKKVAARRATSGTTPR, encoded by the coding sequence ATGACAAAGCCACAGACGCTCGCGCAGTCTGTCCAGGACGCCATCGGCAACGACATCCTCACCGGGCGCCTTGCGCCGACCACGTGGCTGCGCCTCGCGACGCTGCAGGAGACCTACGGCGTCGGCCTCAGCCCGCTCCGTGAGGCGATGGCGAATCTCGCGGGGCGCGGCCTCGTCATTCAGGAGGGCCAGCGTGGCTTTCGTATCGCGCCGGTGTCGCAAAGCGATTTTGAAGACCTGACGCAGACGCGCTGCCACATCGAGGGTCTCGCGCTTCGCCTCTCGATTGCCGCGGGCGATACCGACTGGGAGGCGGGAATCCTCGCCGCGCACCATCGGCTCAAGCGACAGCCACGCTCGCCCGACCGGCTGATCGACGAGGAGTGGGAGGTGCTGCACCGGGCCTTTCACCTGTCGCTCGTTGCGGCCTGCCACTCGGCCCGCCTCACCGCGATCTGGCATTCGATCTACGACCAGTTCGACCGGTACCGGCGGATCGCTGTGCAGGCGTCAGGCGAGCATCCCGCGGTCCCTGCGACGCACGATCAGCTCGTCGAGGCCGCTCTCGCGCGCGACGCCGCCGGAGCGGAGGCGATTCTGGAAGTGCACATCGAGGACAGCGCCGCCCGCATCGACGCTATGATGGCTCCACAATGGGCAGAGATGCAGAAGAAGGTCGCCGCGCGGCGAGCCACGTCAGGAACCACCCCGCGCTGA
- a CDS encoding isocitrate/isopropylmalate dehydrogenase family protein yields MTDYTIAVFPGDGIGVEVMGAAMAVLEAVEARHGFTLDKQSWDGGAAYYRETGNDLPEGAFEAARAADAILFGAMGLPDVRLPDGTEVAPHLEMRRAFRLFAGVRPARKYPNTPALLADPRAEGIDLIVLRESTEGLFASRGRGTVEDGRVARDTMEITRETSEDLFDFAFGLARRRAEKGRGQRTVTCVDKSNVFVSMAFFRSIFDERAAQNSDVTASHAYVDAAALDLVRKPWAADVLVMENMFGDILSDLCGGLVGGMGMAPCAEIGTDHALFQPAHGSAPDIAGKGISNPTAMLVSTAMMLDWIGERAGDARLVEAGDSIDRAVWQAYADGAILPYELGGTSDTRAVTEAVIDALR; encoded by the coding sequence ATGACGGACTATACAATCGCGGTCTTCCCAGGAGACGGCATCGGCGTCGAGGTGATGGGAGCGGCGATGGCGGTCCTCGAGGCCGTCGAGGCGCGCCACGGCTTCACCCTCGACAAGCAAAGCTGGGACGGCGGCGCCGCCTACTACCGCGAGACGGGCAACGACCTGCCGGAGGGCGCGTTCGAGGCCGCTCGTGCCGCCGACGCCATCCTGTTCGGCGCGATGGGTCTTCCGGACGTTCGCCTGCCCGACGGCACCGAGGTCGCGCCGCACCTCGAGATGCGCCGCGCCTTCCGCCTCTTCGCGGGCGTGCGGCCGGCGCGCAAGTATCCCAACACGCCGGCGCTGCTGGCCGACCCGCGAGCGGAGGGGATCGACCTCATCGTCCTGCGCGAATCGACCGAGGGCCTCTTCGCGTCGCGCGGGCGTGGCACCGTCGAGGACGGCCGCGTCGCGCGGGACACGATGGAGATCACCCGAGAGACCAGCGAGGACCTCTTCGATTTCGCCTTCGGTCTCGCCCGGCGGCGGGCCGAGAAGGGGCGCGGCCAGCGCACGGTGACCTGCGTCGACAAGTCGAACGTCTTCGTCTCGATGGCGTTCTTCCGCTCGATCTTCGACGAGCGCGCTGCGCAGAACTCCGACGTCACGGCCAGTCACGCCTACGTCGACGCCGCCGCTCTCGACCTCGTGCGCAAGCCCTGGGCGGCGGACGTTCTCGTCATGGAGAACATGTTCGGCGACATCCTGTCGGACCTGTGCGGCGGTCTCGTCGGCGGCATGGGGATGGCGCCGTGCGCCGAGATCGGCACGGACCACGCCCTCTTCCAGCCCGCGCACGGCTCCGCGCCGGACATCGCGGGGAAGGGGATCTCCAACCCCACCGCGATGCTCGTCTCGACCGCGATGATGCTCGACTGGATCGGCGAGCGTGCCGGCGACGCGCGCCTCGTGGAGGCGGGCGACAGCATCGACCGCGCGGTCTGGCAGGCCTATGCCGACGGCGCCATCCTGCCCTACGAACTCGGCGGCACCAGCGACACGCGCGCCGTGACCGAGGCCGTCATCGACGCCCTGCGGTAA
- a CDS encoding aldo/keto reductase yields the protein MTDTSMPLVPLGRSGLRVSRLCLGTMMFGGRADETESARITDRALDAGVNFLDTADAYNEGRSEECLGRILKGRRDRLVIASKLGNPIGDDPNHRGLSPAWMLAQVPRILNRLDTDRLDVLYLHKEDPHTPLEETVRGLEILVRQGMVRHIGVSNHKSWRVAQLTRYCEEAGIGRPVVCQPLYHALNRSIEVELLPACADMEIAVYPYSPIARGVLTGKYAPGAEAPVGSRAAARDKRIMETEFHPDTVAAAARLAEHAKARGMDLGALALAFVLSNPMVSGAIVGPRTLEQLDSYLAALAVTWTAEDEAAFDAVVPKGSTAIRHFVDPAYPIEGRPAAPAR from the coding sequence ATGACCGACACGTCCATGCCTCTCGTTCCCCTCGGCCGCAGCGGCCTCAGGGTCTCCCGCCTGTGCCTCGGCACGATGATGTTCGGAGGCCGAGCCGACGAGACCGAATCGGCCCGCATCACCGACCGCGCCCTCGACGCGGGCGTGAACTTCCTCGACACCGCCGACGCCTACAACGAGGGCCGCTCGGAGGAGTGCCTCGGGCGCATCCTCAAGGGGCGGCGCGACCGGCTCGTCATCGCCAGCAAGCTCGGCAACCCGATCGGCGACGACCCCAACCACCGCGGCCTGTCGCCGGCGTGGATGCTGGCCCAGGTCCCGCGCATCCTGAACCGGCTCGACACCGACCGGCTCGACGTCCTCTACCTCCACAAGGAAGATCCGCACACGCCGCTCGAGGAGACGGTGCGCGGGCTCGAGATCCTCGTGCGCCAGGGGATGGTGCGCCACATCGGCGTCTCGAACCACAAGTCCTGGCGGGTCGCCCAGCTCACCCGCTACTGCGAGGAGGCGGGGATCGGCCGCCCGGTGGTCTGCCAGCCGCTCTACCACGCCCTCAACCGCTCCATCGAGGTGGAGCTCCTGCCGGCCTGCGCCGACATGGAGATCGCGGTCTACCCGTACAGCCCCATCGCGCGCGGAGTCCTGACCGGCAAGTACGCGCCGGGGGCCGAGGCGCCCGTCGGCAGCCGCGCCGCGGCACGCGACAAGCGCATCATGGAAACCGAGTTCCATCCCGACACGGTGGCCGCCGCCGCCCGCCTCGCCGAGCACGCGAAGGCCCGCGGCATGGACCTCGGCGCGCTCGCCCTCGCCTTCGTGCTTTCCAATCCCATGGTCTCGGGCGCCATCGTCGGCCCGCGCACCCTGGAGCAGCTCGACAGCTACCTCGCCGCGCTCGCCGTGACCTGGACCGCCGAGGACGAGGCCGCGTTCGACGCCGTGGTGCCGAAGGGCTCCACCGCGATCCGACACTTCGTCGACCCCGCCTACCCGATCGAAGGCCGCCCCGCCGCCCCGGCGCGGTAA